Proteins encoded by one window of Streptomyces sp. LX-29:
- a CDS encoding DUF3043 domain-containing protein: MFRSRSKDEQAAPKMTADQPQQPRDPQAPKGRPTPKRSDAQSQRRSLAKTPVTRKEAAKRAREARRADLVKQREALAGGDERYLPPRDRGPIRKFARDFVDSRFVIAEFFLPLAVVILVLSMIRAGAMQSYVLLLWMLVILMIVVNSFVIAFHLKRQLKQRFPGENLRGAVPYALMRTLQMRRLRLPKPQVKRGERP, encoded by the coding sequence GTGTTCCGAAGCCGTTCCAAGGATGAGCAGGCCGCGCCCAAGATGACCGCGGACCAGCCGCAGCAGCCCCGTGACCCGCAGGCGCCCAAGGGCCGCCCGACCCCCAAGCGCAGCGACGCCCAGTCGCAGCGCCGCAGCCTGGCGAAGACGCCGGTCACCCGCAAGGAGGCGGCGAAGCGAGCGCGCGAGGCCCGCCGGGCCGACCTGGTCAAGCAGCGCGAGGCGCTGGCCGGCGGCGACGAGCGGTACCTGCCGCCGCGCGACCGCGGCCCGATCCGCAAGTTCGCGCGCGACTTCGTGGACTCGCGCTTCGTGATCGCCGAGTTCTTCCTGCCGCTCGCGGTGGTCATCCTCGTGCTGAGCATGATCCGCGCGGGCGCGATGCAGAGCTATGTGCTGCTGCTGTGGATGCTGGTCATCCTGATGATCGTGGTCAACTCCTTCGTCATCGCCTTCCATCTGAAGCGCCAGCTCAAGCAACGCTTCCCGGGTGAGAACCTGCGCGGCGCGGTGCCGTACGCCCTGATGCGTACGCTCCAGATGCGTCGCCTGCGGCTGCCCAAACCGCAGGTCAAGCGCGGGGAACGACCCTGA
- a CDS encoding methyltransferase domain-containing protein → MVARQLDEQIAARYPVGRRLRVLDVGLGQGTQALRLARAGHEVTGLESDPRMLETVRSTLAGEPAGIQERMRLIEGDGRDTGAHFAPGAFDLVLCHGVLMYVPEPGAMLAGLARVLAPGGLLSLLVRNADALAMRPGLSGDWETALAAFDSATYTNRIGLRVRADRLAELTTTLTGVGAPLDAWYGVRVFTDLAPDGAPEPEPAEFERLLAAEDRAGRTDPYRAVAALLHLCGVRGG, encoded by the coding sequence ATGGTCGCCCGCCAGCTCGACGAGCAGATCGCCGCCCGCTATCCGGTGGGGCGGCGACTGCGCGTGCTGGACGTGGGCCTCGGCCAGGGCACCCAGGCGCTTCGCCTGGCCCGCGCGGGCCACGAGGTCACCGGGCTGGAGTCCGATCCGCGGATGCTGGAGACCGTACGGTCGACGCTGGCCGGTGAGCCGGCGGGCATCCAGGAGCGGATGCGACTGATCGAGGGCGACGGCCGGGACACCGGTGCGCACTTCGCGCCCGGCGCCTTCGACCTGGTGCTCTGCCACGGCGTGCTGATGTACGTGCCGGAGCCGGGGGCCATGCTGGCCGGGCTGGCCCGGGTGCTGGCGCCCGGCGGCCTGCTGTCGCTGCTGGTGCGGAACGCCGACGCGCTGGCCATGCGGCCGGGGCTGTCCGGGGACTGGGAGACGGCGCTGGCCGCCTTCGACTCCGCCACCTACACCAACCGGATCGGACTGCGGGTGCGCGCCGACCGGCTCGCCGAGCTGACCACCACCCTCACCGGGGTCGGGGCGCCGCTGGACGCCTGGTACGGCGTGCGGGTCTTCACCGACCTGGCGCCCGACGGCGCGCCGGAGCCGGAGCCGGCGGAGTTCGAGCGGCTGCTGGCCGCCGAGGACCGGGCCGGGCGCACCGACCCGTATCGCGCGGTGGCGGCGCTGCTGCACCTGTGCGGCGTGCGCGGCGGCTGA
- a CDS encoding sensor histidine kinase: MTPLAVGPGLARPRRWLCEHPLALDTMLALGVFVLILIGSVTNPHSPNTPLGPLFVLLTGLASASLVLRGRLPRSVLAFTCAMTLTEIISSGGEHGPPRLAIAFSVVVALYTVASRTDRPTTWRIGVLTVVVITGAGIVFGVRPWYAQENLGIFGWTGMAAAVGDAVRSRRAFVAAIEERAVRAEQSREQEARRRVAEERLRIARELHDVVAHHIALVNVQAGVASHVMDSRPDQAKEALAHVREASRSALDELRATVGLLRQHGDPAAPTEPAPGLGVLDQLVDGFVRAGLPVDVAMVPADGPGALPKSVDLTAYRVVQEALTNVHKHAGAEARAEVRIVRERGALEVTVVDDGPGHPAEDGDESGGGHGLLGMRERVAALRGDCEAGPRPEGGFRVRARLPLQTRTGGDDR, translated from the coding sequence GTGACTCCCCTCGCCGTAGGACCGGGGCTGGCCCGGCCGCGCCGCTGGCTGTGCGAACACCCGCTGGCGCTGGACACCATGCTGGCCCTGGGTGTCTTCGTGCTGATCCTGATCGGTTCGGTGACCAACCCGCACTCTCCGAACACCCCCCTCGGGCCGCTCTTCGTGCTGCTCACCGGCTTGGCCTCGGCCTCCCTGGTGCTGCGCGGCCGGTTGCCGCGCAGCGTGCTGGCGTTCACCTGTGCCATGACGCTCACGGAGATCATCAGCAGTGGGGGCGAGCACGGGCCGCCGCGGCTGGCCATAGCGTTCAGCGTGGTCGTGGCGCTGTACACCGTCGCCTCCCGCACCGACCGCCCCACCACCTGGCGGATCGGCGTCCTCACCGTGGTCGTCATCACGGGCGCCGGCATCGTCTTCGGTGTCCGCCCCTGGTACGCGCAGGAGAACCTCGGGATCTTCGGCTGGACCGGCATGGCCGCCGCCGTCGGGGACGCGGTGCGCAGCCGTCGCGCCTTCGTGGCCGCCATCGAGGAGCGCGCGGTGCGCGCCGAGCAGAGCCGCGAACAGGAGGCCCGTCGTCGGGTCGCGGAGGAGCGGCTTCGCATCGCCCGCGAGCTGCACGACGTGGTCGCCCATCACATCGCGTTGGTCAACGTGCAGGCGGGAGTCGCCTCCCATGTCATGGACAGCCGCCCGGACCAGGCCAAGGAGGCGCTGGCGCATGTGCGGGAGGCGAGCCGGTCGGCGCTGGACGAGCTGCGGGCCACGGTGGGCCTGCTGCGCCAGCACGGCGACCCGGCGGCGCCGACCGAGCCGGCTCCCGGCCTGGGGGTGTTGGACCAGCTTGTCGACGGTTTCGTGCGGGCGGGGCTGCCGGTCGACGTCGCGATGGTCCCGGCGGACGGCCCCGGCGCGCTGCCCAAGAGCGTGGATCTGACCGCCTACCGCGTGGTGCAGGAGGCGCTCACCAATGTGCACAAGCACGCCGGTGCGGAGGCGCGGGCCGAGGTGCGGATCGTGCGTGAGCGGGGGGCGCTGGAGGTGACGGTCGTCGACGACGGGCCCGGTCATCCGGCCGAGGACGGCGACGAGAGCGGCGGGGGGCATGGGCTGCTCGGCATGCGGGAGCGGGTCGCGGCGCTGCGCGGCGACTGCGAAGCGGGACCCCGGCCGGAGGGGGGCTTCCGGGTAAGGGCCAGACTTCCCCTACAG
- a CDS encoding PspA/IM30 family protein, protein MSGVMKRMGMIFRAKANKALDRAEDPRETLDYSYQKQLELLQKVRRGVADVATSRKRLELQLNQLRSKSTQLEDQGRKALALGREDLAREALSRRAALQQQVSDLEVQHQTLQGEEEKLTLASQRLQAKVDAFRTKKETIKATYTAAQAQTRIGEAFSGISEEMGDVGLAIQRAEDKTAQMQARAGALDELMASGALDDPTGMAKDDITAELERISGGADVELELQRMKAELAGGGGTQQAIEGGAQGQNQQQSQGQHRFDKQ, encoded by the coding sequence ATGAGCGGTGTCATGAAGCGTATGGGGATGATCTTCCGCGCGAAGGCCAACAAAGCCCTGGACCGGGCCGAGGATCCGCGCGAGACCCTTGACTACTCGTACCAGAAGCAGCTGGAACTGCTGCAGAAGGTCCGCCGTGGTGTCGCCGACGTGGCGACCTCCCGCAAGCGCCTGGAGCTCCAGCTCAACCAACTGCGCAGCAAGTCCACCCAGCTCGAGGACCAGGGCCGCAAGGCGCTGGCGCTCGGCCGGGAGGACCTGGCGCGCGAGGCGCTCTCCCGCCGCGCCGCCCTCCAGCAGCAGGTCAGCGACCTGGAGGTGCAGCACCAGACGCTCCAGGGCGAGGAGGAGAAGCTGACCCTCGCCTCCCAGCGCCTCCAGGCCAAGGTCGACGCCTTCCGCACCAAGAAGGAGACCATCAAGGCCACCTACACCGCCGCCCAGGCGCAGACCCGCATCGGCGAGGCGTTCTCCGGCATCTCCGAGGAGATGGGCGACGTCGGCCTCGCCATCCAGCGCGCCGAGGACAAGACCGCCCAGATGCAGGCCCGGGCCGGCGCGCTCGACGAGCTGATGGCCTCCGGCGCCCTCGACGACCCGACCGGCATGGCCAAGGACGACATCACCGCCGAGCTGGAGCGGATCTCCGGCGGCGCCGACGTGGAGCTGGAGCTGCAGCGGATGAAGGCCGAACTGGCGGGCGGCGGCGGCACACAGCAGGCTATTGAGGGCGGCGCGCAGGGCCAGAACCAGCAGCAGTCGCAGGGACAGCACCGCTTCGACAAGCAGTGA